In a genomic window of Chloroflexota bacterium:
- a CDS encoding carbon-nitrogen hydrolase family protein, protein MKVAAVQMLADESVERNLNAADALIDEAAAKGAQVVALPETWPCISADNATVVANAQSLDGPIVQRLEAAARRNHIYLHGGSINERIPNSDKTYNTTVLLGPDGERIATYRKIHLYDVDLGAGQKYEESATVAAGSDTVVTEIGPLTVGLAICYDLRFPELFRDLAVKGAEAVFLPAAFNSNTGRDHWEVLIRARAIENQNYMITAGNFGPIARTTKSLYGRSMIVDPWGTVLAQAPDQPCTIVAELDTERLEKIRREVPSLANRRLI, encoded by the coding sequence ATGAAAGTAGCGGCAGTGCAGATGCTGGCCGACGAGAGCGTCGAGCGCAACCTGAACGCCGCCGACGCCTTGATTGACGAGGCGGCGGCGAAGGGTGCGCAGGTGGTGGCCCTGCCAGAGACGTGGCCGTGTATCAGCGCGGACAACGCGACCGTGGTGGCCAACGCCCAGTCACTCGACGGCCCGATCGTGCAGCGCCTGGAAGCGGCGGCGCGCCGCAACCACATCTACCTGCATGGCGGCAGCATCAACGAGCGTATCCCCAACTCGGACAAGACGTACAACACGACCGTGCTGTTGGGGCCGGATGGCGAGCGCATCGCCACCTACCGCAAGATTCACCTGTACGACGTGGACCTCGGCGCGGGGCAGAAATACGAGGAATCGGCGACCGTGGCGGCAGGTTCGGATACGGTCGTCACCGAGATCGGGCCGCTGACGGTCGGGCTGGCGATCTGCTACGACCTGCGCTTTCCGGAACTGTTCCGCGACCTGGCGGTGAAGGGCGCCGAGGCGGTCTTCCTGCCGGCCGCGTTCAATTCCAACACTGGCCGCGACCACTGGGAAGTGCTGATCCGCGCACGCGCGATCGAGAACCAGAACTACATGATCACAGCCGGCAACTTTGGGCCGATCGCGCGCACGACCAAGTCGTTGTACGGGCGCTCGATGATCGTGGACCCGTGGGGCACGGTGCTGGCGCAAGCGCCGGACCAGCCTTGCACGATCGTGGCGGAATTGGATACCGAGCGGCTGGAGAAGATTCGCCGCGAGGTGCCGAGCCTGGCGAACCGGCGGCTGATCTAG
- a CDS encoding ABC transporter permease, translating into MKNIWAITKRELGAYFASPVAYAIIAAFLVFSNALFMLYLQQREASLRGWVGTTTFLAIFFGPAITMRLLSEEKQLGTIELLLTSPVRDWEVILGKFFAALGFWVALLLLTLVYVVILRIFGNPDMVLVAAYYLALVLFGAAALSIGVLTSTLSSNQNVAVFTAIAIMLVLWIASFLTQLIPGGSGNAIASIIAYLSIADHTNDMVKGVIDSKDLIYYLSVTIGCLFLSTRALEARKWG; encoded by the coding sequence ATGAAAAACATCTGGGCCATCACCAAGCGCGAATTGGGCGCGTATTTTGCGTCGCCCGTCGCCTACGCGATCATCGCGGCGTTCCTGGTCTTTTCCAACGCGCTGTTCATGTTGTATCTCCAGCAGCGCGAAGCAAGTTTGCGCGGATGGGTAGGCACGACGACCTTTCTGGCGATCTTCTTTGGACCGGCCATCACGATGCGACTGCTGTCCGAAGAGAAGCAACTGGGCACCATCGAATTGCTGCTCACTTCGCCTGTGCGCGATTGGGAAGTGATCCTGGGCAAGTTCTTCGCCGCCCTGGGCTTCTGGGTGGCCTTGCTGCTGCTGACCCTGGTGTATGTTGTCATCCTGCGCATCTTCGGCAACCCGGACATGGTCCTGGTGGCGGCCTACTATCTGGCGCTGGTGCTGTTCGGCGCGGCCGCGCTGTCGATCGGCGTGCTCACGTCAACGCTGAGTTCAAACCAGAATGTGGCTGTCTTTACGGCGATCGCCATCATGTTGGTGCTGTGGATCGCCAGTTTCCTCACGCAACTGATTCCGGGCGGTAGCGGAAACGCGATTGCCAGCATCATCGCTTACCTGTCTATTGCCGACCATACCAACGACATGGTCAAGGGCGTCATTGACAGCAAGGACCTCATTTACTATCTCAGCGTTACGATCGGGTGCCTGTTCCTGAGCACGCGCGCGCTTGAAGCGCGGAAGTGGGGTTAG
- a CDS encoding ATP-binding cassette domain-containing protein — MIDVQNLTKTYGARSALSDVTFDVRKGEIVGFLGPNGAGKTTTMRILTGFLPPTSGKATVGGFDVVEQSLDVRRRIGYLPESVPLYTDMTVWGYLNFMAELRGVKDREDHVDHVMDAVQISDRADQLIGKLSRGYRQRVGLAQALVHDPEVLILDEPTVGLDPKQISEVRQMIKNLAGDRTIILSTHILPEVQQICTRVLIINKGKIVAEDTPERLTSALQGKERIHLHVRQPGPDAAALIGQVESVSTVAATGDGVFEIECALGADRREEIARLAVNKGWGLLELRPVRLSLEDIFIQLTTEDTEEDAADDEYDEDEIDESDDFEDDDEADEEEEK; from the coding sequence ATGATCGATGTCCAAAACCTCACCAAGACGTACGGCGCGCGCAGCGCGCTCAGCGACGTGACCTTTGACGTGCGCAAGGGCGAGATTGTCGGATTTCTCGGCCCGAACGGCGCCGGCAAGACAACTACCATGCGTATCCTCACCGGTTTCCTGCCGCCGACCTCCGGCAAGGCCACCGTGGGCGGCTTTGACGTCGTCGAGCAGTCGCTGGACGTGCGCCGGCGCATCGGCTACCTGCCGGAGTCGGTGCCGCTCTACACGGATATGACCGTCTGGGGCTACCTGAACTTCATGGCCGAGTTGCGCGGCGTCAAAGACCGCGAGGACCATGTCGATCACGTAATGGACGCGGTGCAGATCAGCGACCGCGCCGACCAGTTGATCGGCAAGCTGTCGCGCGGCTACCGCCAGCGGGTCGGCCTGGCGCAGGCGCTCGTGCACGATCCCGAAGTGCTAATCCTCGACGAGCCGACCGTCGGCCTCGACCCCAAGCAGATCTCCGAAGTGCGGCAGATGATCAAGAATCTGGCCGGCGACCGCACGATCATCCTGAGCACGCACATCCTGCCTGAAGTCCAGCAGATCTGCACGCGCGTGCTGATCATCAACAAAGGCAAGATTGTCGCGGAGGACACGCCCGAACGGCTGACCTCGGCGCTGCAGGGCAAGGAGCGCATCCACCTGCACGTCCGCCAGCCGGGCCCCGACGCCGCCGCGCTGATCGGCCAGGTTGAGAGCGTCTCGACGGTGGCGGCCACGGGCGACGGCGTCTTCGAAATCGAATGCGCGCTCGGCGCCGACCGCCGCGAGGAGATCGCCCGGCTGGCGGTCAATAAGGGTTGGGGTCTGCTCGAATTGCGGCCGGTGCGCCTGAGCCTGGAGGATATCTTCATCCAACTCACCACCGAGGATACCGAGGAAGACGCCGCGGATGACGAGTACGACGAGGACGAGATCGATGAATCCGACGATTTCGAAGATGACGACGAAGCCGACGAAGAGGAGGAGAAGTAG
- a CDS encoding diguanylate cyclase, whose translation MPVPLRLLLVEGSADDALLVVQALERGGFDVSATRVETADAMSAELACAEWDVVIADYNLPRFDGTAALRLVQAIGKDIPFILVSGTVSDDAAIEIINAGAHDFIRTDQLARLPAAVQQVMDAARASHPQPPPSAPPTPPLKPRLRWRTSVVGKLTLAAVAMFVVLLAVLAYVRWMQLQSAESDAIRDGEHLAQAIALAIVREGKLTQTLPLFADPVELQAFVADLGRIATHESHEGYSIVVVDRNKKVVANTVVANIGTTFDHDAVNEVSKTMADGKPRAFVEISPEYPAGIKQLVVPLKLEQSETVGAVILEYTPLYQEHLTSRIEQTTGVAIVLIGAIALLIVAMSYVSSRVIIRPLNELRQAAVRLGLGQLDTPVPIGRADEIGELADAFEEMRVNLRAALDAQCDEVQRRARVEASLLASNQTLRTLVDTAPVAITHVTTDAIVRLWNPGAERLFGWRASEVVNRPLPIIPPDKRDEFDALFERMRHGEVIIQHETTRLRKDGTCADVALSLSPLRDPGGAVTGSIAIIHDMTDRKRAEEARQQADAEIAASVRALEGRTAELDTLREMTELVQSSSGPGEAQPVLQRYLTRLFPNDTGTLYLLPPSRDYLEAVAVWGAEAARMALTIVPDDCWALRRGRTHHARTSRNDAFCRHMPAADMCESLCAPLTAQGEVLGILHVCRREAAQTPAVEQAFLSLAEMVANSIALSIANLRLRETLRQQSIRDPLTGLFNRRYLEEMLTREVLRARRLGAPLGAIMLDLDHFKRFNDTHGHDAGDAVLSALGRFLQDRVRGDDIACRYGGEEFTLILPGASLDIVRERAEQLRVNAQSLAVRFADRQLEAITLSLGVAVVPQHGETASAVLKAADAALYRAKHNGRNRVEVAA comes from the coding sequence ATGCCCGTCCCACTACGTCTCCTGCTCGTCGAAGGCAGCGCGGACGACGCGCTGCTGGTGGTGCAGGCGCTTGAACGCGGCGGCTTCGATGTGAGCGCGACACGCGTCGAGACCGCCGATGCGATGAGCGCCGAACTGGCGTGCGCCGAATGGGACGTGGTCATCGCCGACTATAACCTGCCCCGCTTCGACGGCACGGCCGCCTTGCGCCTCGTGCAGGCGATCGGCAAAGACATCCCGTTCATCCTCGTCTCCGGCACGGTCAGCGACGATGCCGCGATTGAGATCATCAACGCGGGCGCGCACGATTTCATCCGCACAGACCAATTGGCGCGCCTGCCCGCCGCGGTGCAGCAGGTGATGGATGCCGCCCGCGCGAGCCATCCCCAACCCCCGCCGAGCGCGCCGCCCACGCCGCCGCTCAAACCGCGGCTGCGCTGGCGCACGTCAGTCGTTGGCAAACTGACTCTGGCGGCTGTCGCCATGTTCGTCGTGCTTCTGGCAGTCCTTGCCTATGTGCGGTGGATGCAACTCCAGAGCGCGGAATCCGACGCGATCAGAGATGGAGAGCATCTGGCCCAGGCGATCGCACTCGCCATTGTGCGAGAAGGCAAACTGACGCAAACCCTGCCGTTGTTTGCTGACCCCGTCGAGTTGCAGGCTTTTGTCGCCGACCTCGGCCGCATCGCGACGCACGAGAGCCACGAGGGATACAGCATCGTCGTGGTGGACAGGAACAAAAAGGTCGTCGCCAACACGGTCGTCGCGAACATCGGAACAACTTTTGATCACGACGCCGTCAATGAAGTGAGCAAAACGATGGCCGATGGCAAGCCGCGCGCTTTTGTCGAGATCAGTCCCGAGTATCCCGCCGGTATCAAGCAGTTGGTCGTACCACTCAAGTTGGAGCAGAGCGAGACCGTCGGCGCGGTGATCTTGGAATACACGCCGCTGTACCAGGAGCATCTGACAAGCCGGATTGAACAGACGACGGGCGTCGCCATAGTACTGATTGGCGCGATCGCGCTGCTTATCGTCGCGATGTCTTATGTGTCCTCTCGCGTCATCATCCGGCCGCTCAATGAACTGCGGCAAGCCGCGGTGCGACTGGGGCTGGGGCAACTGGACACGCCGGTGCCGATCGGTCGCGCGGACGAGATCGGCGAACTCGCCGACGCATTCGAGGAGATGCGCGTCAATCTGCGCGCCGCGCTGGATGCGCAATGCGATGAAGTGCAGCGCCGCGCGCGCGTGGAAGCATCGCTCCTGGCAAGCAATCAAACGCTGCGCACGCTGGTTGACACCGCGCCCGTGGCTATTACGCACGTCACCACCGACGCCATCGTGCGGCTGTGGAATCCCGGCGCCGAGCGCTTGTTCGGTTGGCGTGCGTCGGAGGTGGTTAACCGTCCCCTGCCGATTATTCCGCCCGACAAGCGTGACGAATTCGATGCACTGTTCGAGCGGATGAGGCACGGCGAGGTGATCATCCAGCATGAAACCACGCGGCTCCGGAAAGATGGCACGTGCGCGGACGTCGCGCTTTCGCTTTCGCCGCTGCGCGATCCGGGAGGCGCGGTGACCGGATCGATCGCGATTATCCATGACATGACCGACCGCAAACGCGCCGAAGAAGCGCGGCAGCAGGCCGATGCCGAAATCGCCGCGTCGGTGCGCGCGCTGGAAGGACGCACGGCGGAACTCGACACGCTGCGCGAAATGACCGAGCTGGTGCAGAGCAGCAGCGGTCCCGGCGAAGCGCAACCGGTGTTGCAACGCTATCTGACGCGGCTCTTTCCCAACGACACGGGCACGCTCTATCTGCTGCCGCCCTCGCGCGATTATCTCGAAGCGGTTGCGGTGTGGGGCGCGGAGGCGGCGCGCATGGCGCTCACCATCGTGCCCGACGACTGCTGGGCCTTGCGGCGCGGGCGCACGCACCACGCGCGTACGAGCCGCAACGACGCGTTCTGCCGGCACATGCCCGCCGCCGACATGTGCGAATCGCTCTGCGCACCGCTGACCGCGCAGGGCGAGGTGCTGGGCATCCTGCACGTCTGCCGCCGCGAGGCGGCGCAAACGCCGGCGGTGGAGCAGGCATTTCTGTCGCTGGCCGAAATGGTCGCCAACAGCATCGCGCTCTCGATCGCCAACCTGCGCCTGCGCGAGACGCTGCGCCAGCAGTCGATCCGCGATCCCTTGACCGGCCTGTTCAACCGGCGCTACCTGGAAGAGATGCTGACGCGCGAAGTGCTGCGCGCCAGGCGCCTGGGCGCGCCGCTCGGCGCGATCATGCTCGACCTCGATCATTTCAAACGATTCAACGATACACATGGGCACGATGCGGGCGACGCGGTCCTGTCCGCCCTCGGCCGATTCCTGCAGGACCGCGTGCGCGGCGACGACATTGCGTGCCGCTACGGCGGCGAAGAGTTCACACTGATTCTGCCCGGTGCGTCGCTGGACATCGTGCGCGAACGCGCCGAGCAGTTGCGCGTCAACGCGCAGTCGCTGGCGGTGCGGTTTGCCGATCGGCAGTTGGAAGCCATTACGCTGTCGCTGGGCGTCGCGGTCGTGCCCCAGCACGGCGAGACCGCCAGCGCGGTGCTGAAAGCGGCGGACGCCGCGCTCTATCGCGCCAAGCATAACGGCAGAAACCGCGTCGAGGTGGCGGCATAA
- a CDS encoding GldG family protein, whose protein sequence is MNENLRRIAPGVLFAGVIVFVLGLVVLVSTMIWGTGRGPVPTEWMLLGGVVLMLVAAVLNPDPVRRLFGVRSVRAGSNALVVSLAFIGILGLVNYLGTQKQFNWRQDFTSNKQFTLSPQTLQVLESLKKPVKAYVFTGLDPTTGQEQPYNKKEILDRLNEYALRSPNFSYEQADPYGAQGAVLADQFEMRLPYSVIMTAGGKHQETSGTGESDFTGAILKVTTDVTRTVYFLAGHKERDPNDASVAGYSSLRAALERENYTVSNFSFLVTDTVPFSATVLVMAGPATALGDAEAAALDAYVRSGGRLMLLIDPQKPNPAPALLAAWGVELRNDEVLDQQFVQGANPLYPLVVRYPNHAITKKFTGLPSVIPMVRSLKRSETYTGTATIESVIQSSPQSWGETNLDFQASPPQFDNGKDTMGPLDLGLAIESSGADLAPGAKKSRIVVFGTSEFASNRMLQANQFVNGDLFLNAVSWLAEEEALISIRPSLSDTRQITINDQQWWLVLVSLVCLMPGLVALAGFSIWWRRR, encoded by the coding sequence ATGAACGAAAACCTTCGCCGTATCGCACCCGGCGTGCTCTTCGCCGGCGTGATCGTGTTTGTGCTGGGGCTGGTGGTTTTGGTCAGCACCATGATATGGGGCACGGGCCGCGGGCCGGTGCCGACCGAGTGGATGCTGCTCGGCGGCGTCGTGCTGATGCTGGTCGCCGCCGTGCTGAACCCGGACCCGGTGCGCCGGCTCTTCGGCGTGCGCTCGGTGCGCGCCGGCAGCAACGCGCTGGTCGTCTCGCTGGCGTTTATCGGGATTCTGGGACTGGTGAACTACTTGGGCACCCAGAAGCAGTTCAACTGGCGGCAGGACTTCACCAGCAACAAACAGTTCACACTGTCACCGCAGACGCTGCAGGTGCTCGAGAGCCTCAAGAAGCCTGTAAAGGCCTACGTCTTCACCGGTCTGGACCCTACCACCGGGCAGGAGCAGCCGTATAACAAGAAGGAGATCCTGGACAGGCTTAACGAGTACGCGCTTCGCTCGCCCAACTTCTCGTACGAGCAGGCCGATCCGTACGGTGCGCAGGGCGCCGTGCTGGCCGACCAGTTCGAAATGCGCCTGCCCTACTCGGTCATCATGACCGCCGGCGGCAAGCACCAGGAAACCAGCGGCACCGGGGAAAGCGATTTCACCGGCGCGATCCTCAAAGTCACGACGGACGTGACGCGCACGGTCTACTTCCTGGCCGGCCACAAGGAACGCGATCCCAACGACGCAAGCGTGGCCGGTTACAGTTCGTTGCGCGCGGCGCTGGAACGCGAAAACTATACGGTGTCCAATTTCAGCTTTCTGGTCACCGACACGGTGCCCTTCAGCGCCACCGTGCTGGTCATGGCCGGGCCGGCCACGGCGCTCGGCGATGCCGAGGCGGCGGCACTCGACGCCTACGTCAGGAGCGGCGGCCGACTGATGCTGCTGATTGATCCGCAGAAGCCGAACCCGGCGCCCGCCCTGCTGGCCGCGTGGGGCGTCGAACTGCGTAATGATGAGGTGCTGGATCAGCAGTTTGTGCAAGGCGCCAACCCGCTCTATCCGCTGGTGGTGCGCTATCCGAACCATGCGATTACCAAAAAGTTCACGGGGCTGCCCTCCGTGATCCCCATGGTGCGTTCGCTGAAACGATCGGAGACGTACACCGGTACCGCCACCATTGAGAGTGTTATCCAGAGTAGCCCGCAGAGTTGGGGCGAGACCAATCTCGATTTCCAGGCATCGCCGCCGCAGTTCGACAATGGCAAAGACACCATGGGGCCGCTCGATCTGGGGCTGGCGATTGAAAGCTCCGGAGCCGACTTGGCGCCCGGCGCGAAGAAGTCGCGCATCGTCGTCTTTGGCACATCGGAATTCGCGTCTAACCGTATGCTTCAAGCGAACCAGTTTGTGAACGGCGACCTGTTCTTGAATGCCGTGAGCTGGCTGGCGGAGGAAGAGGCGCTTATCTCTATCCGCCCGTCCCTGTCGGACACCCGCCAAATCACCATCAACGATCAGCAGTGGTGGCTGGTGCTTGTTTCGCTGGTCTGCTTGATGCCCGGCCTGGTCGCGCTGGCCGGCTTCAGCATCTGGTGGCGGCGGCGCTAA
- a CDS encoding methyltransferase domain-containing protein, whose amino-acid sequence MTHTPTGPQASYDQVATEYAERFRDEMDKKPFDRKMLDWLVERASGMGAICDMGCGPGQIARHLRGRGAETCGIDLSPEMVKQAQRLNPDIPFQQGNMLALTDVADNAFGGIAAFYSIIHIPRPAVVDALRELWRVLRPNGTLLLTFHIGHEIRHLGEWWGKPVSLDFILFETTEMKDYLQAAELTLAEVIERDPYPDVEVQTRRAYIFARKPRI is encoded by the coding sequence ATGACGCATACGCCAACCGGCCCGCAGGCCAGCTACGATCAGGTCGCCACAGAGTACGCTGAACGGTTCCGCGACGAGATGGACAAGAAGCCGTTTGATCGCAAGATGCTGGACTGGCTGGTTGAACGGGCCAGCGGCATGGGCGCGATCTGTGACATGGGCTGCGGCCCGGGACAGATTGCCCGCCACTTGCGCGGTCGCGGCGCGGAAACGTGCGGCATTGACCTGTCACCGGAGATGGTGAAACAAGCGCAGCGCTTGAACCCGGACATTCCCTTCCAACAGGGGAACATGCTTGCGTTGACTGATGTGGCCGACAATGCGTTTGGCGGTATCGCCGCCTTCTATTCCATCATCCACATCCCGCGACCCGCAGTGGTCGATGCGCTGCGTGAGCTATGGCGGGTGCTGCGTCCGAACGGCACACTCCTGCTCACCTTCCATATCGGACACGAAATCCGGCATCTCGGCGAATGGTGGGGCAAGCCGGTGTCGCTCGATTTCATCCTCTTTGAGACCACTGAGATGAAAGACTACCTTCAGGCAGCGGAACTTACGCTGGCGGAAGTGATTGAGCGGGACCCCTATCCCGACGTCGAGGTGCAGACGCGCCGCGCGTACATCTTCGCCAGGAAGCCGCGAATCTAG
- a CDS encoding DUF4340 domain-containing protein: MSQYRNTIIMVLVLAALLAFVVFNDQQQQQQAANAPLPTPAPETLVLDRKADDVTQIAVTTPFSRTVVRRSGEAWQIAEPVAEDADPVRMSGLAAGFARLRATRALTDTPANMAPFGLVTGTLTLTVQFKDNQSETVRFGNAVIGGGAYYAQRAGDTKVYLVAAQSYNDAQGLLTTLPKKPTPAPTMPPLDTPAGTPQGPPLPPAPTPTP, encoded by the coding sequence ATGTCACAATACCGCAACACCATCATCATGGTGCTGGTGCTGGCCGCGCTGCTTGCGTTCGTCGTTTTCAACGACCAGCAGCAGCAACAGCAGGCGGCCAACGCGCCGCTGCCGACCCCGGCGCCCGAGACGCTGGTGCTGGACCGCAAGGCCGACGACGTGACGCAGATCGCGGTCACGACGCCGTTCTCGCGCACGGTGGTGCGCCGCAGCGGCGAGGCCTGGCAGATCGCCGAGCCGGTCGCCGAGGACGCCGACCCCGTGCGCATGAGCGGGCTGGCGGCCGGCTTCGCGCGCTTGCGCGCAACGCGCGCGCTGACCGATACGCCGGCCAACATGGCCCCGTTCGGGCTGGTGACTGGGACGCTGACGCTGACAGTGCAGTTCAAGGACAATCAGAGCGAGACGGTGCGCTTCGGCAACGCCGTCATCGGCGGCGGCGCGTATTACGCCCAGCGCGCGGGTGACACGAAGGTCTATCTGGTCGCCGCGCAAAGCTATAACGATGCGCAGGGGCTGCTGACGACCCTGCCCAAAAAGCCCACGCCGGCGCCGACCATGCCGCCGCTCGACACGCCGGCCGGCACGCCGCAAGGGCCGCCGCTGCCCCCGGCGCCGACGCCGACGCCGTAA
- a CDS encoding MFS transporter yields MAISQSRRTSIFYGWLIVAIAFCGSFITAGTGGYIFGQFIKPMSLAFGWTVGFVSSMNFTRSMTGIALSPIIGRLTDRFGSRPIMLTGSLVAGGAFIFAALTEQPALFYFLYAVILSVGYGMLGGVPAQAVVTRWFRRRRGMAIAMSTMGISAGGIVMVPTAQYLIDNVGWRFALGAIGIGILLVMLPPVFFFMRDYPEQMGLHPDGEDPPPPGSASPAVTAASALEERLWTTREVMRAPAFWKQALGYMFAFGMLQVTLVYQFPVLTERGFSNAVAAAIVSAYAVCAALSRFLWGYLSDKLPVQRIATVSIWIAAGGIWILILSNEPALAWVYAVVGGIGISGLAALQSVVTAQSFGRRSYGTVAGLLNPMNQLASALAVPFTGFLHDATGSYNLGIAVIVILAMASSLSLLTLRRAGE; encoded by the coding sequence ATGGCGATATCACAATCACGGCGCACAAGCATCTTCTACGGCTGGCTGATCGTCGCCATCGCCTTCTGCGGCTCGTTTATCACGGCCGGCACCGGCGGCTATATCTTCGGCCAGTTCATCAAGCCGATGTCGCTGGCGTTCGGCTGGACGGTTGGCTTCGTCTCCTCCATGAACTTCACGCGCTCAATGACCGGCATCGCCCTCTCGCCGATCATCGGGCGGCTGACCGACCGCTTCGGCTCGCGGCCGATCATGCTGACCGGCTCGCTGGTGGCGGGCGGCGCGTTCATCTTCGCCGCGCTGACCGAGCAACCGGCGCTGTTCTACTTCCTCTACGCGGTCATTCTCTCGGTCGGCTACGGCATGCTGGGCGGCGTGCCGGCGCAGGCGGTCGTCACGCGCTGGTTCCGCCGGCGGCGCGGCATGGCGATCGCGATGTCCACGATGGGCATCTCGGCGGGCGGCATCGTCATGGTGCCGACCGCGCAGTACCTGATCGACAACGTCGGCTGGCGCTTCGCGCTGGGCGCAATCGGCATCGGCATCCTGCTGGTGATGCTGCCGCCGGTCTTCTTCTTCATGCGCGACTACCCGGAGCAGATGGGCCTGCACCCGGACGGCGAGGATCCGCCACCGCCGGGCAGCGCCTCGCCTGCGGTGACAGCTGCGTCGGCACTGGAGGAGCGCTTGTGGACGACGCGGGAAGTCATGCGCGCGCCGGCGTTCTGGAAGCAGGCGCTCGGCTACATGTTCGCGTTCGGCATGCTGCAGGTGACGCTGGTCTACCAGTTCCCGGTGTTGACCGAGCGCGGCTTCAGCAACGCGGTCGCCGCCGCCATCGTCTCGGCCTACGCGGTCTGCGCGGCGCTGTCGCGCTTCCTGTGGGGCTACCTGTCGGACAAGCTGCCGGTGCAGCGCATCGCGACGGTGAGCATCTGGATCGCGGCGGGCGGTATCTGGATTCTGATCCTGTCCAACGAGCCGGCGCTGGCGTGGGTCTATGCGGTGGTCGGCGGCATCGGCATCAGCGGGCTGGCGGCGCTGCAGTCGGTCGTCACGGCGCAGTCGTTCGGGCGGCGCTCGTACGGCACGGTGGCGGGCCTGCTGAACCCGATGAACCAGCTCGCTTCGGCGCTAGCGGTGCCGTTCACCGGTTTCCTGCATGATGCCACTGGCAGCTATAATCTGGGCATCGCGGTCATCGTTATCCTGGCGATGGCGTCGAGTTTGAGTTTGTTGACCTTGAGGCGCGCGGGTGAATAA
- a CDS encoding XdhC family protein, which produces MQDILTVVAAWRARGERVAIATVVRVQGSAPRAVGAKLAVCESGEMTGSVSGGCVEGAVLQESLKTIRSGQPKLLHYGIADDFAIDVGLACGGAIDVFVERLDW; this is translated from the coding sequence ATGCAAGATATTCTTACGGTCGTCGCCGCCTGGCGCGCGCGCGGAGAGCGAGTCGCCATCGCCACGGTCGTGCGCGTGCAGGGGTCGGCGCCCCGCGCCGTCGGCGCCAAACTGGCGGTCTGCGAATCCGGGGAGATGACCGGCTCCGTCAGCGGCGGATGCGTGGAAGGCGCCGTGCTACAGGAATCGCTCAAGACGATCCGCTCCGGCCAGCCGAAGCTGCTGCATTACGGCATCGCGGACGATTTTGCGATCGACGTCGGCCTGGCGTGCGGCGGCGCGATTGATGTCTTTGTCGAGCGCCTCGACTGGTAG